Proteins from one Cryptomeria japonica chromosome 4, Sugi_1.0, whole genome shotgun sequence genomic window:
- the LOC131028068 gene encoding coniferyl alcohol acyltransferase, with protein MAILKDYNVEVVKREVVLPAIVIQEHVLPLSNMDLTIPPICVYTFFCYEKPSQTSFASVLSNLKSSLSRAFVSCYAFAGRLVSHGVGDLQMVCNNKGAEFSEAYADACLVQVEFCNPIAAVEGKLVPHLVSDSQGNGTPVFAVQVTQFTCGRIVVSSTFDHRIADSFSANLFFTCWANLSRNEPIEWRTPSFTRSILVPRDPLNYCSEIDKMYMKVQPLPQSKMQIPQPALASRIYYLSAKDIEKLQLGANQNGNSYTKLEVFSAHFWKLLIQGQRIEDTINCNIGIAVDGRPHLKKMGMPANYFGNAILVPFASARAKDIKEEPLSWSTKLIHDAIHSAANEECFRSLVDFIEISKPSLVFPRIYANKDEPSIVISSGLRFPLYEVDHGWGKPSLASYYLPYSPGYVMPSPSPYGDGSWIIYMNLLVDQLNAIESHPNFILRLISPDLFGGQKSEYNSYY; from the exons ATGGCCATTTTAAAGGATTATAATGTGGAGGTAGTGAAAAGAGAAGTTGTATTACCTGCTATTGTAATTCAAGAGCATGTTCTACCATTAAGCAATATGGATCTCACTATTCCTCCTATTTGCGTGTATACTTTTTTCTGTTATGAGAAGCCTTCCCAAACTAGTTTTGCATCTGTTCTATCAAATCTCAAAAGTTCTTTGTCTAGAGCATTTGTGTCTTGCTATGCTTTTGCTGGAAGATTGGTCAGCCATGGTGTTGGGGACTTGCAGATGGTTTGCAATAACAAAGGGGCTGAATTTTCAGAAGCTTATGCTGATGCTTGTCTTGTTCAAGTGGAGTTCTGCAATCCCATTGCAGCTGTTGAGGGAAAGCTTGTTCCTCACCTTGTAAGTGACTCTCAAGGAAATGGCACTCCAGTTTTTGCTGTTCAG GTAACACAGTTTACTTGTGGAAGGATAGTTGTGAGCTCTACTTTCGATCACAGGATTGCAGATTCATTCTCTGCCAACTTGTTTTTCACATGTTGGGCCAATCTTTCTAGAAATGAGCCAATTGAATGGAGAACTCCAAGCTTTACACGCTCCATTTTAGTTCCTAGAGATCCCCTAAATTATTGTTCTGAAATAGACAAAATGTATATGAAGGTGCAGCCTTTACCACAATCCAAAATGCAAATCCCTCAGCCTGCTCTAGCAAGTAGAATCTATTACCTCAGTGCCAAAGATATAGAAAAGCTCCAACTCGGTGCAAACCAGAATGGCAACAGTTATACCAAATTAGAGGTCTTTTCTGCTCATTTTTGGAAACTGCTAATTCAAGGCCAAAGGATTGAGGACACAATAAATTGCAATATTGGCATTGCTGTAGATGGGCGTCCTCATTTAAAGAAGATGGGAATGCCCGCTAACTACTTTGGAAATGCTATATTAGTTCCTTTTGCTAGTGCTAGAGCTAAGGACATCAAGGAGGAGCCGCTTTCTTGGAGTACAAAGTTAATTCATGATGCGATACATAGTGCAGCAAATGAAGAGTGTTTTCGAAGCTTAGTGGATTTTATTGAGATATCAAAACCATCATTAGTTTTTCCAAGGATATATGCAAACAAAGATGAGCCTTCCATTGTGATATCTTCCGGGCTTCGTTTTCCCTTGTATGAGGTGGATCATGGATGGGGAAAACCTAGTTTAGCAAGTTACTATTTACCTTATTCTCCAGGTTATGTTATGCCAAGCCCTAGCCCTTATGGAGATGGTAGTTGGATAATATACATGAACCTCCTAGTTGATCAATTAAACGCTATTGAATCCCACCCCAACTTCATTCTACGCCTAATCTCACCAGACCTTTTTGGTGGCCAGAAAAGTGAATATAATTCCTACTATTAA